GTGGTGAGCCCCGCGGCGATGGCCAGCAGGTTCTTGACGCGGTGGCTCATCTCGCCGGCGAGCAGTTCGTGGCCTTCCTCGGCCTGCTTGCGACCGGTGACGTCAAGGAAGACGCCACTCATCTGGCCCTTGTGCAGGCCCTCGTCATTGCCCAGGCCGCGGGCGGAGATCCAGCGGATTTCCTCGCCAAGCAGGATGCGGAAGTCGATCTCATAGGCGCCGACGAGGGCGCGCGTAGCCGAAAATGCCGTGCGGACCCGATCGCGATCGGCCGGATGGATGCGTGAGGACAGGTCCTCAAAGGTAACGGTCTGGGTCTGGGGCAGACCCCACAGATCGAAGGCCAGTTCGTCCATGTCGAAGGCGTCGGTTTCCACCCGCCAGGACCACAGCGCCACACCGGCAGCATGCAGGGCCCGCTGGAGATTGCCCACTTCCCAGAGCGGGTGGTCTTCGTCGCTGAAAGGCATGGGCGGTCTCCTGACCCCCGTTTGACAGATTGCGCCCGCTCGCGCCACCCCTGACACCGCGCTGCAGGGACAGCACGGGCCTCACCGGTCCAGATTCAGCGGAGGAAGCTCTCCATCAACAGGCCACGACATTGACCGCAAGGCCGGCCAGGCTGGTTTCCTTGTACTTTTCGCTCATGTCGAGGCCGGTCTGGCGCATGGTTTCGATGCAGGCATCGAGGTGGACATGATGCGTGCCGTCGCCCTTGAGCGCGAGCGACGCGGCGGTCACCGCCTTGACGGCGCCAAAGGCATTGCGCTCGATGCAGGGGATCTGCACCAGGCCACCGACCGGATCGCAGGTCATGCCCAGATGGTGTTCCAGCGCGATTTCGGCCGCGTTTTCGACCTGTTCGGGCGTGCCACCCATAATGGCGCAGAGGCCGGCGGCGGCCATGGCCGAGGCCGAGCCGACCTCGCCCTGGCAGCCCACTTCAGCGCCCGAGATCGAGGCATTGTGCTTGATGATGCCGCCAATGGCAGCGGCGGTCAGCAGATAGTCGCGCACCGTCTGCGGCGTCGCCGCAGCGTTGAACTTGAGGAAATAGCGCATCACGGCGGGGATGACGCCGGCCGCGCCATTGGTGGGCGCGGTGACGACGCGGCCGCCGCCGGCATTCTCCTCGTTGACTGCCATGGCGTAAAGGCTGAGCCAGTCATTGGCCATCAGCGGGGTAATCTCGTTGCGCTGCCATTGCGGCTCGAGCTGGGCATGGATGGCGCCGGCGCGGCGCTTGACCTTGAGGCCGCCGGGCAGGATGCCGGTCTGGGCGATGCCGCGGTCGATGCAGGCATTCATCACCCCCCAGACCTCGTCGATGCCACGGTCCAGTGCCTGCCGGCTGGTGCCGGCCTCCTCATTGGCACGCTTCATGGCGGCGATGGAGAGGCCCGAGGCGGCGGCCATGGCCAGCATGTCGCGGGCATGGGCAAAGGGGTAGGGCACGTCGGCCTGTGCGGGCGGGGCGTGCTTGAGCGCGGCGAGCTCGTCACCGCTGACGACAAAGCCGCCGCCGACGGAAAAATAGGCGCGGCGCAGCAGCAATTGGCCATCGCTGTCATAGGCGGAAAACTGCAGCCCGTTGGGATGGCCGGGCAGCGGCGTCTTTTTGTCGAATACCAGGTCGACCGCCGGCCGGAACCGATAGGTGCCATGGCCGGGCGGGTGCACGGTGCCGCCGGCCTCGACGGCGGCCACCAGCGCATCCATGGCGTCGGGATCTACGGTCTTGGGGTCCTGGCCGCAAAGGCCCAGAATGACGGCGCGGCCGCTGCCATGGCCGATGCCGGTAAAGGCCAGCGAGCCGTGCAGGCTGGCGGTCAGCGCGGCGGGCCTGGCATTGGCGGCGCGCGGCCAGTCGCCGGTCGCCAGTTCATCGAGGAAGCGCCGCGCCGCCGTCATCGGTCCCATGGTGTGGGAGCTGGACGGGCCGATGCCGATTTTGAAGACGTCGAAGACGGACAGGAACATGGCCAGCATAGTGGCTGATCTGTGCGCCGACGCAAGGGGTTACCAGGGCAGGGGCAGGCCGGTATGGTCGAGCATCATCCCGGTGTCCGCCGGCCCGGCACCATCGAGCACGCCGAGCATTCGCTCGGCTGCTTCCATCGGTGATACCGGGGGGTGGCCAGGGCCTGAAAAGGGCGCCGAGAGCGGCGTGGCCACGGTGCCCGGATGCAGGGTCAGGCACAGTGCTTCGGGCCGCGAGCGGGCCAGTTCGATGGCGGCGGTGTGGATCAGCTGGTTGAGGGCCGCCTTGGCGGCGCGATAGCCGTACCAGCCACCCAGCTGGTTGTCCCCAATGCTGCCCACCTTGGCGGAAATGGCGGCAAAGGTCGCCTTGCCCTGACGCGGCAGCAGCGGCAGGAAGTGCTTGGCCACCAGTGCCGGGCCGACAGCGTTGATGGCAAAGCTGCGCGCCAGGTTGTCGCCATCGAGCTGGCGCCAGCTCTTTTCGGGCTGCTGGGCGCCGTCATGCAGCAGGCCGGTGGCCAGCAGGACCAGGCGGACGGGCAATTGGGTTGCGGCTGTGGCCTCGGCAGCGCGGACAATGCTGGCCTCGTCGGTCAGCTCGAAGCCGTCCATGCGGCGCGAGATGCCGAGAACCTGCTCGAACCGGCCACTCTGGCGCAAGGCCAGATCGAGTGCGCTGCCAATGCCGCCACTGGCGCCAAGGACGACGGCGATGCCGCCAGACGGAAAGGATTGCAGGTCAACGGGCATGGGTGCCTCCTAACCATGTTACGCAACAGCGGGCGAAGCGGTTCAGTATCGTTCCACATCCTGCAACAGTGTGGGCCGGCATTGGCGATTGTGTCGGCGGGCCGGGTCGCCGATATCTGGGACCATCCCAGCCAAGGAGTTCAGTCGTGGCCGCTTATCACTATGCCGAAGCCAAGGGTGCCGATCCGACCGCGCCGCTGCTATTCGTGTTTCACGGCACCGGGGGCGACGAAAACCAGTTCTTCGAGCTGGCCGGCCAGCTGCTGCCTGGCGCCCGCATCATTGCGCCGCGTGGCGATGTCAGTGAAGGCGGCGCGCTGCGCTATTTCCGGCGTACCGCCGAGGGCGTCTATGACATGGACGACCTGCGCCAGCGCACGGCGCAGATGACGACCTTCGTGCAGGAACGCCTTGCCGAGAGCCAGCCGCGCGCCGTCATCGGGCTGGGCTATTCCAATGGCGCCAATATCCTGGCTGCCGTTCAGTTCGCCGCGCCCGAGCTGTTCAGCGCAAGCGTGCTGATGCACCCGCTGATCCCCTTTGTTCCCGCCAGTGCCGATTTCACCGGTCACCAGGTGCTGATCACCGCCGGGCAGCGGGATCCGATCTGCCCGGCGCCCGCAAGCCAGGCGCTGGCTGACTATTTCCGCGCCCAGGGCGCGCAGATGTCGCTTTACTGGCATGCCGGCGGCCACGAAATCCGCCCCGAGGAACTGCGCGAAGCGCAAACCTTCCTGGCGCCATTCGCCGGCTAGGTCCGGCGGGCCGTCCGGCCGGCAATTGTCGTCGCCAGCCCAACGTGTATAGTTGCCCCAGGATATGGCGGCCTCGCTTGATGACTTGCGGGCGGGCCGGCCAAAGTGGGTGGAATGAAGAAAATCCTGTTGAGCCTGCTGTGTGCGCTGGCTCTGGCCGGTTGCACAGGCGCCAATACCAGCTTCAACACCATCCAGGTGTCGGGCGCCGAGGAAGCGTTTCCCGCCGATTATCAGCTGCGCGCCCGGCGCTACCTGGCCGAGCAGGATCTGGCAGGCGTCCAGATCTCCTATCCGCGCACCGTGGTGGGCGAAACCGCGTTCAGTCCGCGGCGCTGGTATGTGTGCCTGGATGGGCTGGCGCCGCCCGCCCCACCAACGCGCCGCGCCAAGCCACTGCTGGAAGCCGCGCTTAATCTGGCCCGGCCGGACGTGGCCGCAGACGATTATCAGGTTATCCTGATCCTGCGCGCCAGCGGGTCGACGGCGGCGATCAAGGGGTTCGACGCCCCCCTATGTGGCAATGGTCGCTATGAGGCGCTGGCAGCGGGATAGAGCATGCAGTTCAAGGTCACCTATGCCCGGTACCTGGCTGACCGGCGTCGTCTCGAATTCACGGCCTCGGGCGAGCGCAATGGGTGCCTTTTTACCGTGGTGACCGACGTGATCTGTCTCAAGGAACCGCGCACGCCCGAAAATGTGCATCTGGTGGCCCTGGCCCGGCTGACCGAGATCTTCCGGCGCCGCAGCGCCTCGGGCTACTAGCGCCATCAGGCCTTGATGTCGGACCAGTTGGCGTGGCGGCGGAACTGGTTGACCGCATAGGAGCAGACCGGGGTAATGCGGAAATGGCCCTGGCGGGCATCGTCCACGGCAAATTCCATCAGCGTGGCGGCGATGCCGCGACCCTGGAATTCAGGCGGTACGCCGGTGTGGTCGATGATGATGTTGCCGTCCTCGGTCTTGCGGAAGGTCATTTCGGCCTCGGCAGTGGGCGAGAGCTTGATGACATAGCGGCCGGTCGTGGCCTCGTCTTCGCGTTGGACGGTCATTTCATTATCGTTCATGGCGCGGTCTTCCTGCTGCTGAGCTCAAGATATGGGGCCGGCCGGGCCGGTGGGCAAGCCGATTAATGGGCGATGGCTTAATGGGCGATATCGCTATTGCCCCAGCGCGCCTGGATGGCGCGACCCAGCCCGCCCAAAGCCGGGGCCACAAACAGCAGGATGCGCTGATAGGAATGGAGCAGAACGAAGAGGCCGGCCAGGATCAGCGTGCCCACCACGATCACCAGTTCGAGCGACAGGCCGATCGATTTCAGCCAGGCGGTGAGCAGCATGCCGGGCAGGATATGGGCCGCCGCCCAGGCAAAGGCCGAGGTGACGTTGATCAGGGTGAAAAAAGCGTAGTTCATGCCCATGATGCCGGCCACGCCCGGAATGACGGCTTTGACGCCGGGAATGAAGCGGCCGATGAACACGGCCTTGCCGCCATGCCGGGCGAAAAATGCCTCGCCGCGCGCGATCATGGCGCG
This sequence is a window from Devosia beringensis. Protein-coding genes within it:
- a CDS encoding L-serine ammonia-lyase; translated protein: MFLSVFDVFKIGIGPSSSHTMGPMTAARRFLDELATGDWPRAANARPAALTASLHGSLAFTGIGHGSGRAVILGLCGQDPKTVDPDAMDALVAAVEAGGTVHPPGHGTYRFRPAVDLVFDKKTPLPGHPNGLQFSAYDSDGQLLLRRAYFSVGGGFVVSGDELAALKHAPPAQADVPYPFAHARDMLAMAAASGLSIAAMKRANEEAGTSRQALDRGIDEVWGVMNACIDRGIAQTGILPGGLKVKRRAGAIHAQLEPQWQRNEITPLMANDWLSLYAMAVNEENAGGGRVVTAPTNGAAGVIPAVMRYFLKFNAAATPQTVRDYLLTAAAIGGIIKHNASISGAEVGCQGEVGSASAMAAAGLCAIMGGTPEQVENAAEIALEHHLGMTCDPVGGLVQIPCIERNAFGAVKAVTAASLALKGDGTHHVHLDACIETMRQTGLDMSEKYKETSLAGLAVNVVAC
- a CDS encoding GNAT family N-acetyltransferase, with protein sequence MNDNEMTVQREDEATTGRYVIKLSPTAEAEMTFRKTEDGNIIIDHTGVPPEFQGRGIAATLMEFAVDDARQGHFRITPVCSYAVNQFRRHANWSDIKA
- a CDS encoding DedA family protein — protein: MFDIFHQVSVYLEEFLNAISGNFWLTFWFIFAVAIGEAVFILGLFVPSTPVLLLAGGIIAEGRLPFWEVYLAAVAGAIIGDALSYTIGHFLKDTIRDIWPFRHHRAMIARGEAFFARHGGKAVFIGRFIPGVKAVIPGVAGIMGMNYAFFTLINVTSAFAWAAAHILPGMLLTAWLKSIGLSLELVIVVGTLILAGLFVLLHSYQRILLFVAPALGGLGRAIQARWGNSDIAH
- a CDS encoding alpha/beta hydrolase; translated protein: MAAYHYAEAKGADPTAPLLFVFHGTGGDENQFFELAGQLLPGARIIAPRGDVSEGGALRYFRRTAEGVYDMDDLRQRTAQMTTFVQERLAESQPRAVIGLGYSNGANILAAVQFAAPELFSASVLMHPLIPFVPASADFTGHQVLITAGQRDPICPAPASQALADYFRAQGAQMSLYWHAGGHEIRPEELREAQTFLAPFAG
- a CDS encoding SDR family NAD(P)-dependent oxidoreductase translates to MPVDLQSFPSGGIAVVLGASGGIGSALDLALRQSGRFEQVLGISRRMDGFELTDEASIVRAAEATAATQLPVRLVLLATGLLHDGAQQPEKSWRQLDGDNLARSFAINAVGPALVAKHFLPLLPRQGKATFAAISAKVGSIGDNQLGGWYGYRAAKAALNQLIHTAAIELARSRPEALCLTLHPGTVATPLSAPFSGPGHPPVSPMEAAERMLGVLDGAGPADTGMMLDHTGLPLPW